From the genome of Biomphalaria glabrata chromosome 1, xgBioGlab47.1, whole genome shotgun sequence, one region includes:
- the LOC106065035 gene encoding uncharacterized protein LOC106065035 isoform X2, protein MTMDSVLDNLFSAIIRTENEAEQEKKLCKEAKDNIESQQTKLVDLTLAAGELRQKIENLEVCYNKSSATVSVLKLTEEYFGGVLQQIQQEIRDNTDKLNSDTSSKLHNFIGTIDDLQEGLCSGRNVTGFHELSEHVDIQTQLLESENDCHHEMKDDQYTARRHEMVTLSDGLQRQIIETERLLSQEREAIEKLKHERRTLLEEPKSGEQFKKLQFKLERHKICQD, encoded by the exons ATGACAATGGACTCTGTTTTAGATAATTTGTTTTCTGCTATTATTCGCACCGAAAACGAAGctgaacaagaaaaaaagcTATGCAAAGAAG CGAAAGACAATATAGAAAGTCAGCAAACAAAATTGGTGGATCTTACATTGGCTGCTGGAGAACTCCGacaaaaaattgagaatttG GAAGTTTGCTACAACAAATCCAGTGCCACGGTGAGTGTGCTGAAGTTAACAGAGGAGTACTTTGGAGGCGTGCTACAACAGATACAGCAAGAAATTAGAGATAACACT gacaaaTTGAACTCAGACACTAGCTCAAAGTTACACAATTTTATTGGAACTATTGATGACCTCCAGGAAGGTCTTTGTAGCGGACGAAATGTAACAGGCTTTCATGAATTGTCAGAACATGTTGACATTCAGACACAGTTGTTGGAATCAGAAAATG ACTGCCATCATGAAATGAAAGATGACCAGTATACCGCACGTCGTCATGAGATGGTAACCTTGTCTGATGGTCTTCAGAGGCAAATAATCG AAACTGAAAGACTGTTAAGTCAAGAAAGGGAAGCCATTGAGAAACTAAAACATGAGAGACGAACTCTGCTAGAAGAACCCAAATCAGGcgaacaatttaaaaa GTTACAATTCAAACTTGAACGACATAAAATTTGTCAAGATTAG
- the LOC106065035 gene encoding uncharacterized protein LOC106065035 isoform X4, whose protein sequence is MTMDSVLDNLFSAIIRTENEAEQEKKLCKEGFGLNEVCYNKSSATVSVLKLTEEYFGGVLQQIQQEIRDNTDKLNSDTSSKLHNFIGTIDDLQEGLCSGRNVTGFHELSEHVDIQTQLLESENATDCHHEMKDDQYTARRHEMVTLSDGLQRQIIETERLLSQEREAIEKLKHERRTLLEEPKSGEQFKKLQFKLERHKICQD, encoded by the exons ATGACAATGGACTCTGTTTTAGATAATTTGTTTTCTGCTATTATTCGCACCGAAAACGAAGctgaacaagaaaaaaagcTATGCAAAGAAGGTTTTGGtttaaat GAAGTTTGCTACAACAAATCCAGTGCCACGGTGAGTGTGCTGAAGTTAACAGAGGAGTACTTTGGAGGCGTGCTACAACAGATACAGCAAGAAATTAGAGATAACACT gacaaaTTGAACTCAGACACTAGCTCAAAGTTACACAATTTTATTGGAACTATTGATGACCTCCAGGAAGGTCTTTGTAGCGGACGAAATGTAACAGGCTTTCATGAATTGTCAGAACATGTTGACATTCAGACACAGTTGTTGGAATCAGAAAATG CCACAGACTGCCATCATGAAATGAAAGATGACCAGTATACCGCACGTCGTCATGAGATGGTAACCTTGTCTGATGGTCTTCAGAGGCAAATAATCG AAACTGAAAGACTGTTAAGTCAAGAAAGGGAAGCCATTGAGAAACTAAAACATGAGAGACGAACTCTGCTAGAAGAACCCAAATCAGGcgaacaatttaaaaa GTTACAATTCAAACTTGAACGACATAAAATTTGTCAAGATTAG
- the LOC106065035 gene encoding uncharacterized protein LOC106065035 isoform X5, producing MTMDSVLDNLFSAIIRTENEAEQEKKLCKEAKDNIESQQTKLVDLTLAAGELRQKIENLDKLNSDTSSKLHNFIGTIDDLQEGLCSGRNVTGFHELSEHVDIQTQLLESENATDCHHEMKDDQYTARRHEMVTLSDGLQRQIIETERLLSQEREAIEKLKHERRTLLEEPKSGEQFKKLQFKLERHKICQD from the exons ATGACAATGGACTCTGTTTTAGATAATTTGTTTTCTGCTATTATTCGCACCGAAAACGAAGctgaacaagaaaaaaagcTATGCAAAGAAG CGAAAGACAATATAGAAAGTCAGCAAACAAAATTGGTGGATCTTACATTGGCTGCTGGAGAACTCCGacaaaaaattgagaatttG gacaaaTTGAACTCAGACACTAGCTCAAAGTTACACAATTTTATTGGAACTATTGATGACCTCCAGGAAGGTCTTTGTAGCGGACGAAATGTAACAGGCTTTCATGAATTGTCAGAACATGTTGACATTCAGACACAGTTGTTGGAATCAGAAAATG CCACAGACTGCCATCATGAAATGAAAGATGACCAGTATACCGCACGTCGTCATGAGATGGTAACCTTGTCTGATGGTCTTCAGAGGCAAATAATCG AAACTGAAAGACTGTTAAGTCAAGAAAGGGAAGCCATTGAGAAACTAAAACATGAGAGACGAACTCTGCTAGAAGAACCCAAATCAGGcgaacaatttaaaaa GTTACAATTCAAACTTGAACGACATAAAATTTGTCAAGATTAG
- the LOC106065035 gene encoding uncharacterized protein LOC106065035 isoform X1, translating into MTMDSVLDNLFSAIIRTENEAEQEKKLCKEAKDNIESQQTKLVDLTLAAGELRQKIENLEVCYNKSSATVSVLKLTEEYFGGVLQQIQQEIRDNTDKLNSDTSSKLHNFIGTIDDLQEGLCSGRNVTGFHELSEHVDIQTQLLESENATDCHHEMKDDQYTARRHEMVTLSDGLQRQIIETERLLSQEREAIEKLKHERRTLLEEPKSGEQFKKLQFKLERHKICQD; encoded by the exons ATGACAATGGACTCTGTTTTAGATAATTTGTTTTCTGCTATTATTCGCACCGAAAACGAAGctgaacaagaaaaaaagcTATGCAAAGAAG CGAAAGACAATATAGAAAGTCAGCAAACAAAATTGGTGGATCTTACATTGGCTGCTGGAGAACTCCGacaaaaaattgagaatttG GAAGTTTGCTACAACAAATCCAGTGCCACGGTGAGTGTGCTGAAGTTAACAGAGGAGTACTTTGGAGGCGTGCTACAACAGATACAGCAAGAAATTAGAGATAACACT gacaaaTTGAACTCAGACACTAGCTCAAAGTTACACAATTTTATTGGAACTATTGATGACCTCCAGGAAGGTCTTTGTAGCGGACGAAATGTAACAGGCTTTCATGAATTGTCAGAACATGTTGACATTCAGACACAGTTGTTGGAATCAGAAAATG CCACAGACTGCCATCATGAAATGAAAGATGACCAGTATACCGCACGTCGTCATGAGATGGTAACCTTGTCTGATGGTCTTCAGAGGCAAATAATCG AAACTGAAAGACTGTTAAGTCAAGAAAGGGAAGCCATTGAGAAACTAAAACATGAGAGACGAACTCTGCTAGAAGAACCCAAATCAGGcgaacaatttaaaaa GTTACAATTCAAACTTGAACGACATAAAATTTGTCAAGATTAG
- the LOC106065035 gene encoding uncharacterized protein LOC106065035 isoform X3, with protein MQRRFWFKSKDNIESQQTKLVDLTLAAGELRQKIENLEVCYNKSSATVSVLKLTEEYFGGVLQQIQQEIRDNTDKLNSDTSSKLHNFIGTIDDLQEGLCSGRNVTGFHELSEHVDIQTQLLESENATDCHHEMKDDQYTARRHEMVTLSDGLQRQIIETERLLSQEREAIEKLKHERRTLLEEPKSGEQFKKLQFKLERHKICQD; from the exons ATGCAAAGAAGGTTTTGGtttaaat CGAAAGACAATATAGAAAGTCAGCAAACAAAATTGGTGGATCTTACATTGGCTGCTGGAGAACTCCGacaaaaaattgagaatttG GAAGTTTGCTACAACAAATCCAGTGCCACGGTGAGTGTGCTGAAGTTAACAGAGGAGTACTTTGGAGGCGTGCTACAACAGATACAGCAAGAAATTAGAGATAACACT gacaaaTTGAACTCAGACACTAGCTCAAAGTTACACAATTTTATTGGAACTATTGATGACCTCCAGGAAGGTCTTTGTAGCGGACGAAATGTAACAGGCTTTCATGAATTGTCAGAACATGTTGACATTCAGACACAGTTGTTGGAATCAGAAAATG CCACAGACTGCCATCATGAAATGAAAGATGACCAGTATACCGCACGTCGTCATGAGATGGTAACCTTGTCTGATGGTCTTCAGAGGCAAATAATCG AAACTGAAAGACTGTTAAGTCAAGAAAGGGAAGCCATTGAGAAACTAAAACATGAGAGACGAACTCTGCTAGAAGAACCCAAATCAGGcgaacaatttaaaaa GTTACAATTCAAACTTGAACGACATAAAATTTGTCAAGATTAG
- the LOC106065022 gene encoding uncharacterized protein LOC106065022, whose protein sequence is MEVFAGRMTVKVPSFFGQRTYENVWCVLHACPEPKYVRMHIYNDENTKPRPREIILLDKAKWKKLGNVELGFGLELKGNKLHTFKVNSREDLRKWILSLCIVSFDLFKTKSEVGVEDTGKVDLDSLLTRDSSAVEMNVLYGSSLNPTMHYFFVAIKQDSDFPKLNMSGLYKMIIHEENIYVCNLDSDDVVVAWSLFEIKKYGYNSCFFYLLAGAKAESREGNYGVYTAVGEKIKDLLLTEANKLREIYKDEIARNMAEMGASASTDDVSIEIHQSASEGSSDVYSQVDKSKSVSQTHLVASAKQQSSKRKTEKEKKTKDVSKKDKEKSKNKTKDVKEEKHYADPWENKPKPAVSKKPAKAPGFHVDKDVYAEPDKLKKGLTITKSREVVHTENYEPAPLKKPEIIPPRWEPQQDDLNANDTYAHINRAAPEPVSHDNIYGMQSASAPIKPKIIPPKWEAKGDDSNNNDTYAHITRTAAKASSHDNIYGLESASAPIKPPHLPEPDNPYEDTGPSTSAYEAVQY, encoded by the exons ATGGAGGTGTTTGCTGGTCGCATGACAGTCAAAGTTCCATCTTTCTTTGGCcag AGAACCTATGAAAATGTTTGGTGTGTGCTTCATGCCTGTCCTGAACCCAAATACGTTCGAATGCACATATACAATGATGAGAACACGAAACCTAGACCTAGAGAAATCATCCTCTTAGATAAGgcaaagtggaagaaactaggCAATGTAGAGTTGGGCTTTGGGCTTGAGCTGAAGGGCAATAAATTGCACACCTTTAAAGTGAACTCCAGGGAGGATTTAAGGAAGTGGATTTTGTCTCTGTGCATTGTCAGCTTTGATTTGTTTAAGACCAAAAGTGAAGTAGGTGTGGAAGATACTGGGAAGGTTGACCTAGATAGTCTCTTAACTCGAGACAGCTCAGCTGTAGAGATGAATGTACTTTACGGAAGCTCCTTGAACC ccaccATGCACTATTTTTTTGTCGCAATCAAGCAGGACAGTGACTTTCCTAAGCTCAACATGTCAGGCCTGTACAAAATGATTATCCatgaagaaaatatttatgtttgCAACTTGGATTCTGATGATGTGGTTGTGGCGTGGAgcttatttgaaataaaaaagtatgGCTACAACTCATGCTTTTTTTACTTGCTGGCTGGTGCCAAGGCTGAATCTCGGGAAGGAAACTATGGAGTTTATACAGCGGTAGGGGAAAAAATTAAGGACTTGTTATTAACAGAGGCAAATAAGTTGCGAGAAATTTACAAAGATGAAATAGCCAGAAATATGGCTGAAATGGGAGCGTCTGCTTCAACAGATGACGTAAGCATTGAAATACACCAATCAGCATCTGAAGGGAGTTCTGATGTTTATTCCCAAGTAGATAAGAGCAAATCCGTTTCTCAAACTCATCTTGTTGCATCAGCCAAACAGCAGAGCAGTAAGAGAAAAacggagaaagagaaaaaaacaaaagatgttaGCAAAAAAGACAAGGAAAAATcgaagaacaaaacaaaagatgtgAAGGAGGAGAAGCATTATGCAGATCCGTGGGAAAATAAACCCAAACCTGCAGTTAGTAAAAAACCTGCCAAAGCACCTGGCTTCCATGTTGATAAAGATGTTTATGCCGAGCCAGACAAATTAAAGAAGGGCTTAACCATTACCAAGAGCAGAGAAGTGGTCCACACGGAAAACTATGAGCCAGCCCCACTGAAAAAGCCAGAGATCATTCCTCCTCGGTGGGAACCACAGCAAGATGACTTGAATGCAAATGACACTTATGCACACATAAACCGGGCAGCACCCGAACCGGTTTCCCATGACAATATTTATGGGATGCAGTCTGCCTCAGCTCCCATCAAACCAAAGATAATCCCTCCAAAGTGGGAGGCCAAAGGAGACGACTCAAATAATAATGATACCTATGCCCACATCACTAGAACAGCAGCCAAAGCGTCTTCTCATGACAATATCTATGGTCTTGAGTCTGCGTCTGCTCCAATCAAGCCCCCACATCTTCCAGAACCGGATAATCCATATGAAGATACAGGTCCATCTACCAGTGCGTATGAAGCTGTTCAGTATTAA
- the LOC106065021 gene encoding uncharacterized protein LOC106065021 → MGSGSSNQIASSRPNLVNTNVSDHQMFSRPSRSTNLKSTLLTQVDLNENTNRLASNNDETLKVGKKNAASSSSVESFSSRMTPITSLVKDSNSNASITKDDALGFDKDLEEKIKRLEKDLAKSESDKLDLQDQIQMLEEKCKLYEIKWTPPDDQPAESLQETLQLKNQYIIKLEQDLHKAAEDSSKVQTKMKKQLRILRKQIQELRHEALIGKMERRLEVMQNSELDHPKITEGESSLANAEEGSTLSHSKVIVELSNQMTEQSEMIAKLERQIAEKDSQIQKLNEKINNSAKNYQRSENQMSRKSYITTSDRINGLTDSSAKKDSGTSCMNSRISFETYNRDRSTKSETISNGNIPDQNSELYQTVSIPAVYNTNDAAQKVSKTRKLKLSDDRPPTSLSGSDSDWDANESPSEKRIQSAMSVSNTTKIDLSAKPASAGSSSDFQGKFRKKTILQRRAQERETNPQLTYTALAREPLPDSLPYLNPSKKTSFSKQSTASLDNDMLLLNLKS, encoded by the exons ATGGGTTCAGGCTCCAGCAATCAAATTGCTTCAAGCAGGCCTAATCTAGTAAATACGAATGTTTCTGATCATCAGATGTTTAGTCGGCCCAGTAGATCAACTAACTTGAAATCTACATTATTAACtcaagtagatctaaatgaaaATACTAACAGATTAGCATCTAATAATGATGAAACGTTGaaagttggtaaaaaaaatgctgcaag CTCATCATCAGTTGAAAGTTTCTCAAGTCGGATGACTCCCATAACTTCACTTGTGAAAGACTCAAATTCTAATGCATCAATCACTAAG gatGACGCCCTAGGATTTGACAAAGATCtcgaagaaaaaattaaaaggcTTGAGAAAGAC ttAGCCAAGTCTGAAAGTGACAAGCTTGATTTACAAGACCAAATACAAATGCTGGAGGAGAAGTGCAAGCTGTATGAAATTAAATGGACACCCCCTGACGATCAACCAGCTGAATCTTTGCAAGAAACATTGCAATTAAAAAATCAGTACATCATCAAACTAGAACAAGATTTACACAAAGCTGCTGAAGATTCCTCTAAAGTG CAAACAAAAATGAAGAAACAATTAAGGATCCTTAGGAAGCAAATACAAGAGCTGCGGCATGAAGCATTGATTGGCAAAATGGAAAGGAGATTAGAGGTCATGCAGAACAGTGAACTAGATCACCCAAAAATAACTGAAG GGGAATCTTCACTTGCCAATGCTGAAGAAGGATCAACACTCAGTCATTCTAAAGTCATTGTTGAATTGTCCAACCAAATGACTGAACAAAGTGAAATGATTGCTAAGCTGGAAAGGCAAATAGCTGAGAAAGATTCCCAGATACAAAAACTGAATGAGAAGATCAATAATTCTGCTAAAAATTATCAGAGATCAGAGAATCAAATGAGCAGAAAATCTTACATAACTACAAGTGATAGGATAAATGGGTTAACAGATTCTTCTGCCAAGAAAGACTCTGGCACAAGCTGTATGAATAGCAGAATATCATTTGAAACCTATAACAGAGATAGGTCTACTAAAAGTGAAACTATTTCAAATGGAAACATTCCTGATCAGAATAGCGAACTGTACCAAACTGTGTCTATACCAGCAGTATATAACACAAACGATGCTGCGCAAAAAgtttcaaaaactagaaaacttAAGTTATCAGATGACAGACCGCCGACCTCATTGTCAGGCTCAGATTCTGACTGGGATGCCAATGAATCTCCTTCAGAGAAAAGAATTCAAAGTGCCATGTCTGTCTCCAACACTACAAAAATTGATTTATCAGCCAAGCCAGCTAGTGCAGGGTCTTCCTCTGATTTTCAAGGAAAGTTTAGAAAAAAGACAATTCTACAGAGGAGAGCTCAAGAAAGGGAGACAAATCCTCAGTTAACATACACTGCACTGGCCAGAGAGCCATTGCCTGATTCTCTCCCCTATTTAAACCCATCAAAAAAAACTAGCTTTTCAAAACAAAGCACAGCTAGCCTTGATAATGACATGTTACTgttgaatttaaaaagttaa